The DNA window ACGCTTGCTGGATGTTTCCCTTCTCGTAGTAGGCTACCCCCTTTTGGTTCCATTGATCTGCTTCGGACATAGCTATGCAGCCAGTTATCAAAATCCCACTCATTAAGAGGCAGACAAGAACCAGGGATGTTTGCATAGATACTACGTTTTCTCATATAATGCCATCAAGGCTTCGTTTTGCCTCAGGGTAGCCATCAGCAAGGATATCGTGGCAGCCACCTAGGTTGTAGTGGATCAACTGTAATGGGCCTCGAAATTCGCATTGTTATAGCGTCTGATCGCTCTATCGTATTCTCCCAGTCCACTGATACTCACAGTGAATCATGAAAAAGCGTTTCGTAAAATTCTTAGTGATATTCACCAATATCTTAATCCAAGATGATATTTCGATGAAACAATGCCCAAATTGTGGTTCACATGCACAAGACGGGTGGATCTTGTGTCCCTCGTGTGGGATGGATATGAAAAAGGCTGCAAAAATCATCGGTCGTGATTATTACATATATCCTGAAGCAGAACCAGTGTTAACCAACCAGGTGCCATCTCCACAGCAGGGGAAAACAACCCAGTCACGAACTGCAGAGGTACCTTCCCGTCCAATTCCTGATGTTACCTACTCCTCAAATGGGTTGTTGATAATTCTCCTGATCGTAACGCTTCCAGCGGTATTTACTTGGTTGCCGCTGGGATGGATCTGTGTGATCGCCAGTGCTATTGTGGTTTATATTGACGTGAAGGGATTCCATGGAGGTAACAATCAGAAAGAGCACACCTTTAATTCGTCGACTTGGAGCCCACTCTCTTGGGCGCTCATGGTCCTTTTATTCTGGGTCATAGGTATGCCATTTTACCTCTACCGGCGACGGCAGATCTGGGAACGGTCTGTAGCGTCCCCTGTCACATAAAACAAGGAGAGGCTAATCAACAAGGCCTTCGTCCAAATCGGCAAGCAGTTAGACCCCTTTAAAAGTTTGGGTAATAAGACCACTCTGAGTCAAAAGAACTATGGGGGGAATGACACCCAGAACACCTGCTCGAACTAGAGGAGGTATCCCCCTACAACCCTGCACACCCGATCGTAGCAACGGTACCGGTTGCACAAAAAGGTTCGTTTATGTTATGTATGGTGAAAAGTTCTGAAAATTTTACTATCCCCGCCCCGTTCCTCAATCCAGTGACATAGGAGAGGTTAACCAAACCGTCGATCATCCGGTACAGAGTAGATATGGCAGCTGCTATGGGCTCAGATTCAGTAAAATCTGACCTCGGGGGATGGTTATTTTGGGTGGGGAATGGTGTGATAGCGTGAAAAATTGTGGTACTAAATAGCCGGCGATGCGATCGACGGGACCGGTACTCACACGCGAGCAAAGGCACGTCCTCGACTTTTTCCAATCTTCACACTGACCAGAAGAGACCTCAAGTGGGGACTAGAAGTCCCGATATGAGGTCTTTCGGGGGTGTTACCTCGATGACCAGGACCAGGAACCGATCGTCTACGATCTCAAGCAGAACACGGAACCCCCCCGCATGAATGGAGGAGACGGGCGCCTCGGGCGCTGAGGTCTTCAACTTCTTGATAGAGCCTCGGGGATCCTCCTTTACTCGTCCGAGCGCTCGGATAATGCGCTGTGCATCCGCTCTCTCGATCTTCTGGAGGTCCTTCTTTGCCCGGTCTGTATATTCGATCCTACAGGGTCATTCGACCCCGAAGGCCGCCTTGATATCGGCTTCGGAGTGGATTCGGCCGGCCTTGATGTCTGCGAGGGCATCCTCGAGGCCGGCGATCTCTTCGCTTGAAAGCGGCTCGGAATCATAAGCCCGGCAGACGACACGGCCGATCACGTCGCTGTACGACTCGCGTGGATGCACCTTGAGGCCGTCGAGCATTGCTTTGATCTCCGGCTTCACCTTGATCGTGGCACCAGCGCTCATACACCCAGGTAGCCATTCGTGGTCATAAGGCTGCCTGTTCCGGCAGCCCCAGGGGGAGGGGCGAGGCGGATCTTGCTTCAGCAGAATTCTGCCAAAGCAATCGAGACCAGGAAGGAGATCGCGAAACTCGCGGACGCGGGAGGCGGCCGGCTTCGTTGCAGTGGATCATCTCCGGTGGTTCGTGGGATCACAGGGAATGGGAAGCATTTCACAAGATTATTAGAACCATCAACCAATATCCCTCATCTATGATGCTCGTATGAAGCAGTGCCCGAATTGTGGGGCCGAGGTCCAGGACGGGTGGGTGGCCTGTCCCAAGTGCACAATTAACCTGAATGACGCCGAGCGTGTTCTCGGTCGCAGTTATTACGTCACTCCCAGTTCATCGATCGCAATCGATCCCCCGTCTCCCCTCTGTATCTATTGTGCAAGCCCAATCGATACCAAAAATGGCTATTGCTCCAACTGCCAAAGAACGTTGGAACCCGACGAAATCGTCGAAATGCAAAGGGTAGCCGATCTAAACACGCAGCCTGTAGGAAAGGCAACCGATCCCGATCGATCGATACTACGCTGCCCTCACTGCGGAGTCGAGTCCAGTGGCCGACATTCACTCTGTCCTGTTTGCGGGCGGAATATGCACCAGCCCGAAGCAGCGCCCATCTTCCAACCAAATGCTCCTCCCTCGGGGTACACCCCGCCCTCGACCGTTGGAGGAGACTCCCCTCCTCCACAAAAAAAGTCTGGATATGCTGCTCTCTTAATTTTTCTATTGGTGGTTGGAGGCATCGTATGGGCTGTTACCTGGGGTCCATTCTCGGCAAATGCTGGGCTTCAGTCTCAGATGGATCATGTGCTCAACGAAGATTCTCGAAACGCGGTCGTGCATATGAACTCGTACTACCGCAGCCCCGACGTGATCGTGGTGGATATGCAAGGCTTGACAGGCGCGGGCAGCCGGGCCGATGTGTTCAGGGTTGTTCTCCAGTTTGCTGAACAGGTGCGCCCGAAAGAATTCCGGCGTGTTGAGTTTGCATTCAAGGGAGAAACAAAGTTCTTCGTCACGGGATCATATTTTGCCCAGCTTGGAGACGAATATTCATACCAAAATCCGGTATACACAATGCGGACGTTCCCATCGAATGTGTACAACATGGACGGATCTCATGCATATTCTACATGGACGGGAGGGATCCTCGGTGTGCTCAAGGAGGAGACTGAAGATTTTGTCGATTTCCACGATAGGTGGTACTGGAATCAGATGCTGATCGAGCAAACCTGATCCTTCAAAAAATCACTTTTTTGCCTCCCATCGGTAGAATATATCCAAAGGAATAACGGCTTGTGAGAATCACAGCCGCATATGGCATGACGTCGAAAGATCCTCAGTCCCAGTGCGGGTAAAGAAAGATATACGAAGGTGCCTGTAAACCGTAGTCGACACGCCCAAGAGAGGTACCAAAAACAACTCTGAAAAGAAGACCAACTGAACTTTTTGAAATTTTGATTGGACATACCACCCAATCCCAATACGCCCCGGCCGGGACTCGAACCCGGGTCAAAAGCTCCGGAAGCTTCTAGGATATCCACTACCCTACCGAGGCAGGCGTCTCCTCTAATATTGGCGGTGATCGTATAAAAAAAGACGCGGCGATCAATGCCGCTGATGATAGGTCTGCCAGATCTTGCAGGCCCCCTCGTGGCTGACCATGCAGGGGCCGACCGGCGTCCGGGGCGTACAGACCTTCCCGAAGAGGGCGCAGTCCGAGGGCTGGGCCACCCCCCGGAGCACACGGTCGCAGATACAGGCCGAGGGCTTGGTCACCTTCTTGTAGACTAGATCGAACTTCCGCTGGGCATCGTAGCCGGCGAACTCCTCCCGCAGTGTAAGCCCGGACTGCGGAATCACCGGGAACCCGCGCCACTCGACATCGCAGGCCTCGAAGACCTCGTACATCAGGTGCTGAGCCTTGACATTCCCCTCCCGGCTCACGGCACGGGGATAGGCATTCTCGACATCGGCCCGCCCCTCCTTCACCTGCCGGACGAGCATCAGCAGACCGAGCAGCACATCCTCGGCCTCGAAGCCGGCGACCACCTGCGGCACCGGGAACTGCTCGTACTCCTGGTAGCCCATCACCACGCAGACATGCCCCGGAAGGAGAAAACCGTCGATCTTCCCCTCACCCTGCGCGAGAAGCCATTTCATCGCCGGCGGCACCAGCCGGTGACAGGAGAGGATACTGAAGTTCTCCGGCGGTTTCGCCAGCAGGGTCGCGGCCACCGTCGGAGCCGTCGTCTCGAACCCCACCGAGATGAAGACCACCTCACGATCGGTCTGTTCGGCGATCTCCACCGCCTTGTGAACCCCCTGAACGATCCTGACATCCCCGCCCGACGACTCCAGGGTCCCCTTCGACCCGGGCACCCGGATCAGGTCCCCGTAGGTGGCCACAATGCAGCCGCGTTCAGCCAGTTCCACCGCAGCATCGATCTCCCCCTGGGGAGTGATACAGACCGGACAGCCGGGTCCCATCACGATCTTCAACCTCTCCGGAAGCACACTCCGGATCCCATGCCGGGCGATAGCAGCCTCATGCGTCCCGCAGATATGCATCAGCGAAATATCCCTGTCCACTGTCTGCCGCAGTGTTTCGACGATCTCCTTTCCAACAGCCATGCGTACTCATAAGTTTATACCTCCATCCCCAAAAGAGTACACGTTATGCAGGACCAGATCATCCTCGCCATCGCCGTCGTTCTGGCCGGACTCTGTGCTGCCGTTATCATCTACGAACTCGGGATTCGACTGCAACGCCGGCTCGCAACACTGCAGCACCCCTTCTTCTCCTTCAGCGACTCGATCCTGATCGCCCTCGGGAGACCGCTGATCGTGGCCGTCATCACCGTGACGATCTACGTGGCGCTCAAATACTTCACGCCCCTCCCCGACACCTACCTCTGGCTCCTCGACAGCCGGTATCTGATCGCCGTCTATGTGCTCATCGGAGCCTGGATCGTCTCGAACTTCTCGCTCACCATCATCAAGAACTATGCGGCCTGGCAGGAAGCCCGTCCAGACCGGCAGGTCGACATGCGGTTTCTGGACCTGCTCAGACTCTCTGCACAGTACCTGATCTGGTTCATCGCCCTCCTCTTCATCCTCTCCTACCTCGACATCAACATCACTCCCCTGCTGGCCGGGGCCGGAATCGCCGGACTGGCCGTCGCCCTGGCCGCCCAGGACCTCCTCTCGAACATGCTCGGGGGGGCCATCATCATGGTCGACCGCCCCTTCACCCTCAACGACAAGGTGAAGATCGAACCATATACCGGCACCGTGATCAGAGTAGGAATCCGGTCGACACGGCTCAAGACCATAGAACATCAGATCGTGACCATCCCCAATGCGAAGATCTCAGGGAATATCGTGGTCAACTACTCGGTCCCTGACGTCATGCAGAAGGTCAGGGTCAGGGTCCCGGTCCGGTATGGATCATCGATCGAGCAGACCAGAGAACACGTCAAAACAGTCGCCACCAGGGTTGCTGAAAAGGTGGCCGGCAACCGCACCGACCTTTCCCCCCCGGAGGTCTATCTGACCAACTTTATGAAGGATTACCTGATCTTTGAACTGGTCGTCTGCGGGCCCGACGAGATCGATCAGGGTGCTATCAAGGACCTGGTCTATTGTGAGATCGCAAAAGAAGGGGAGGGACTCCTGATCCCATTCCCGCCAGAACCAAGAGATCAGCCCTGATCAGAAGTTCGCACGCTGAGGATCAGCGATCGCCTCTCTGCCCTGAACATTCCCCGAGATCTGTTCTGCAGAACGGAATGCATCCTTGATACCATAGATCAGGTACCGTCCGACCTGTTCCAAGAGCGAACCCTGAGACTGGGTCGGAACCATGGTCAGCGATGGCACTGTTGTACCCCGATCACTGACAGTAATTCCAGGAACCGGTACGATCGGCAGTGGAGAGAGAGAGGGAGTAGGCACCGTGGTCACCGTCGTCGGCGGCGCAAATGCCAGATGGTTATTTAAGGTACTATCAGGGTCCACATATCCCACATACCCGTTCGTCGTAAACCAGCACCTGCCTTCTGCGTCCATAAAGATCCGCTGCACATAGGAATCATCTCCGATTCCCTCACTCTTCTGATACCTGACCACGGCACGACCGTCCTGCCAGCCCACAAGCCCCCCGGGGGTTCCAATCCAGAGCATCCCGTCGGGTGAAGCCGCAACATCCGTGATCTCATGAATATCAGAGGCAAGGTCAGCAGGAGTGAGGATAGTCTGGTAGTGGCCGTCGGCAGAATAGTGGGCAATCATGCTCTGGTTGAATGCATACACACCGCCCAGCGGATCATACCTGACATGGTTCAGCCCGGTATACTTCTGCTCTGGATCGGAGACCCGTATGAACTGGACCGGGTCGGAATGATCGGGCACTTCCCAGAGTCCACCGTCAGCGGACGCCAGAATCAGAGCCCCGTTCTTCTCGTCCACCGCCATACTGTCCACCTCGTAACACCCGGGGCCATAATTTTTGAATGGTTGGAACCAGGTCCAGGCCCCATAGGCATAGCGGTACAGACCGGATGTCCCCACAGAAACCCACATCTCCTGATCCCACCGCTGGATATCATGGACACTCAGCGAGACGAAAGCCTGCGGATCATCGAAGACCCTGTAGGTGACACCATCAAATCGCTGCATCCCATCAGGGTACCCCATCCAGAACCCTCCCTTATAATCATAGGCAAGGGCAACGACCATATCGTCGAGGAGACCCTGAGTCCGGTTCACCCGGTTGGCATGATAGATCGTCCAGGTGCTGCCGTCAAAGGTAGAAATCCCATTATCTGTCGCCAGGATCACCTGACCGTTCGGTCCGTCGACCATATCATAAACACGGTCTGAAGAGACCGAACCTGCACCTGGGGCGAAGAGATGCACTGCTCCAGAAACAGGTACGACCAAAAAAATAAAGATGATCAGAAGAAGTATCAGACCTCTTGACACGTCCCATCCGC is part of the Methanosphaerula palustris E1-9c genome and encodes:
- the hypD gene encoding hydrogenase formation protein HypD, which encodes MAVGKEIVETLRQTVDRDISLMHICGTHEAAIARHGIRSVLPERLKIVMGPGCPVCITPQGEIDAAVELAERGCIVATYGDLIRVPGSKGTLESSGGDVRIVQGVHKAVEIAEQTDREVVFISVGFETTAPTVAATLLAKPPENFSILSCHRLVPPAMKWLLAQGEGKIDGFLLPGHVCVVMGYQEYEQFPVPQVVAGFEAEDVLLGLLMLVRQVKEGRADVENAYPRAVSREGNVKAQHLMYEVFEACDVEWRGFPVIPQSGLTLREEFAGYDAQRKFDLVYKKVTKPSACICDRVLRGVAQPSDCALFGKVCTPRTPVGPCMVSHEGACKIWQTYHQRH
- a CDS encoding ligand-binding sensor domain-containing protein yields the protein MVVPVSGAVHLFAPGAGSVSSDRVYDMVDGPNGQVILATDNGISTFDGSTWTIYHANRVNRTQGLLDDMVVALAYDYKGGFWMGYPDGMQRFDGVTYRVFDDPQAFVSLSVHDIQRWDQEMWVSVGTSGLYRYAYGAWTWFQPFKNYGPGCYEVDSMAVDEKNGALILASADGGLWEVPDHSDPVQFIRVSDPEQKYTGLNHVRYDPLGGVYAFNQSMIAHYSADGHYQTILTPADLASDIHEITDVAASPDGMLWIGTPGGLVGWQDGRAVVRYQKSEGIGDDSYVQRIFMDAEGRCWFTTNGYVGYVDPDSTLNNHLAFAPPTTVTTVPTPSLSPLPIVPVPGITVSDRGTTVPSLTMVPTQSQGSLLEQVGRYLIYGIKDAFRSAEQISGNVQGREAIADPQRANF
- a CDS encoding mechanosensitive ion channel family protein, producing MQDQIILAIAVVLAGLCAAVIIYELGIRLQRRLATLQHPFFSFSDSILIALGRPLIVAVITVTIYVALKYFTPLPDTYLWLLDSRYLIAVYVLIGAWIVSNFSLTIIKNYAAWQEARPDRQVDMRFLDLLRLSAQYLIWFIALLFILSYLDINITPLLAGAGIAGLAVALAAQDLLSNMLGGAIIMVDRPFTLNDKVKIEPYTGTVIRVGIRSTRLKTIEHQIVTIPNAKISGNIVVNYSVPDVMQKVRVRVPVRYGSSIEQTREHVKTVATRVAEKVAGNRTDLSPPEVYLTNFMKDYLIFELVVCGPDEIDQGAIKDLVYCEIAKEGEGLLIPFPPEPRDQP
- a CDS encoding type II toxin-antitoxin system RelE family toxin, with the protein product MEYTDRAKKDLQKIERADAQRIIRALGRVKEDPRGSIKKLKTSAPEAPVSSIHAGGFRVLLEIVDDRFLVLVIEVTPPKDLISGLLVPT